A genome region from Fervidobacterium changbaicum includes the following:
- a CDS encoding transglycosylase domain-containing protein produces MKKFLFLLFLAFFILSFTIPLMIYNRYTVNLPAPQNRVPTSLVVEYSDGTPLYSPKTVWIDFEDIPALVKDSIIVSEDKRFYSHSGVDLIGIARALFTILTTDEIQGGSTITQQLARTLYLTQERTWKRKIKEAFIAIWLEQNYSKNEILEMYINSVYLGNGVYGFPAAAKFYFNKTLEQLTPLEVAMLTATLRSPEKANPLMELNKDFTKNVLRKMKEAGFLTELEYSRALEELKNINIRSTNNFARSFDQDLFWMIVTELKELGFELGDLRSGFRVRTTIDKKLQELLMSNITKDQWAGLIVEHSTGKIRAAYGLGIINGRRQVGSAIKPFYYYLAFMAGYNLDDTLPDEPIKIGRWEPENFDKKFRGKVTIEYALAHSLNIPSINLFLKLGQGTVMNFLKNTLMISGFYPNDATLALGTLETSLVDIAQGYSAIFTGGLVVKPRIVEYVKDKNGYLYYSYTPALLNVVKAPKGLDKRSPVEASVLMLRAMEKVVTEGTSRSAQMPGRKIYGKSGSAENYAWFVGGDGKYLFILARDNVKEVSGLVVTPKWREIAIRTEIGYTPISLPINSKITRFNVMDKSESPTQPESMADETSQIENQKAATQTETVVKQTQSENPNPQKALSREEILARVQNSNISANEIIESLKSFSPDERRSVLAEINSIAPDLAAEIYQKLLDQGIEF; encoded by the coding sequence TTGAAAAAGTTTCTTTTCTTGTTGTTTTTAGCTTTCTTCATTTTATCCTTCACCATCCCACTTATGATTTACAACAGATACACGGTGAATCTCCCTGCACCGCAAAACAGAGTTCCCACAAGCTTGGTCGTTGAATACTCCGATGGTACACCGTTATATAGTCCAAAGACAGTATGGATCGATTTCGAAGACATTCCAGCATTGGTGAAAGACAGTATCATAGTATCTGAAGACAAGAGATTCTACTCCCATAGCGGTGTTGATCTCATAGGGATTGCCAGGGCACTTTTTACAATACTCACCACCGATGAGATCCAAGGTGGTAGTACAATAACTCAGCAGTTAGCCAGGACTCTGTACCTTACTCAAGAGAGGACTTGGAAGCGCAAGATTAAAGAAGCTTTCATTGCGATCTGGTTGGAACAAAATTACTCGAAAAATGAGATTTTAGAAATGTACATTAATTCCGTTTACTTAGGAAACGGTGTTTACGGCTTTCCTGCAGCAGCTAAATTCTATTTTAACAAAACACTTGAGCAACTTACTCCACTTGAAGTTGCAATGCTTACAGCTACTTTGAGGTCTCCTGAGAAAGCGAATCCACTTATGGAGTTAAATAAAGATTTCACCAAAAATGTATTAAGAAAGATGAAAGAAGCAGGCTTTCTAACTGAGTTAGAATATTCTAGAGCACTGGAAGAGCTGAAAAATATAAACATAAGATCCACAAACAATTTTGCTCGCTCATTTGACCAAGATCTTTTCTGGATGATTGTTACCGAACTTAAAGAACTCGGATTCGAGCTTGGAGATTTAAGGAGTGGATTCCGAGTTAGAACAACCATCGATAAAAAACTACAGGAACTCTTAATGTCCAACATAACAAAAGACCAGTGGGCAGGATTAATAGTCGAACATTCAACTGGAAAAATAAGAGCAGCGTACGGTCTTGGTATCATAAATGGTCGTAGGCAAGTCGGTTCCGCGATCAAACCTTTCTATTATTATCTTGCCTTCATGGCCGGTTACAATCTTGACGATACTCTTCCAGACGAACCTATAAAAATTGGCCGATGGGAACCTGAGAACTTTGACAAAAAATTCCGCGGGAAAGTTACTATCGAATACGCTCTTGCACATTCTTTAAACATACCATCCATAAACTTATTCTTAAAGCTCGGGCAAGGAACTGTTATGAACTTTCTCAAGAATACTTTGATGATCTCTGGATTCTATCCGAACGATGCCACATTAGCACTCGGAACATTAGAAACTTCTCTAGTTGACATAGCACAAGGCTATTCAGCAATATTCACCGGTGGATTGGTCGTAAAACCAAGAATTGTTGAATATGTTAAAGATAAAAATGGATACCTCTATTATTCTTATACCCCGGCGTTGTTAAACGTTGTTAAAGCTCCAAAAGGTTTAGACAAAAGATCCCCAGTTGAAGCTTCGGTCCTTATGCTAAGAGCTATGGAAAAAGTAGTTACAGAGGGAACTTCACGGTCTGCACAAATGCCTGGAAGGAAGATATACGGCAAATCTGGTTCGGCAGAGAATTACGCATGGTTCGTTGGTGGCGATGGGAAGTATTTGTTCATATTGGCGAGAGACAATGTAAAAGAAGTTAGTGGACTTGTTGTTACACCAAAATGGAGGGAAATCGCCATAAGAACAGAGATCGGATACACTCCTATTTCTTTACCGATAAATAGCAAGATCACGAGGTTCAATGTTATGGACAAATCGGAAAGTCCTACTCAACCAGAATCTATGGCAGATGAAACATCCCAAATAGAAAATCAGAAAGCTGCTACTCAAACAGAGACCGTGGTAAAACAAACACAATCAGAAAATCCAAATCCGCAGAAAGCTCTATCAAGAGAAGAAATTCTTGCTCGAGTTCAGAATTCTAACATCTCAGCAAACGAAATCATCGAAAGTTTAAAATCATTTAGTCCTGACGAAAGAAGATCGGTACTTGCCGAAATAAATTCAATTGCGCCGGATCTGGCCGCCGAAATATATCAAAAGCTCTTAGATCAAGGTATTGAGTTCTAA
- a CDS encoding deoxycytidylate deaminase: MDLEAYLKNVTIKDVKSERESWDDYFKRLAKLIAERSTCVHRKVGALIVKDKRILATGYNQPPSGFPHCDQIGCIRDDLNIPSGKNQEVCYGLHAEQNALMQAAKFGISTDGATIYVTHKPCSVCARLIINAGIKRVVYIEGYPDPLTDFFFQTCGIELCGGEQGEG; this comes from the coding sequence ATGGACTTAGAAGCCTATCTGAAAAATGTTACCATAAAAGATGTGAAAAGTGAAAGGGAAAGTTGGGACGATTATTTCAAAAGGTTGGCAAAGTTAATTGCAGAAAGATCTACTTGTGTTCACAGGAAGGTTGGTGCTTTAATAGTAAAGGATAAACGAATACTGGCAACCGGATACAACCAACCACCATCTGGGTTTCCTCACTGCGATCAAATTGGCTGTATTAGGGATGACCTGAATATCCCATCTGGTAAAAACCAGGAAGTTTGTTACGGTTTACACGCTGAACAGAATGCCCTTATGCAAGCTGCGAAGTTTGGAATCTCAACTGATGGTGCCACGATTTACGTAACTCACAAACCATGTTCCGTTTGTGCACGACTTATAATCAACGCAGGGATCAAAAGGGTTGTTTACATTGAAGGCTATCCAGACCCTTTAACTGATTTCTTCTTCCAAACGTGTGGAATAGAACTATGTGGAGGTGAACAAGGTGAAGGTTGA
- a CDS encoding methylated-DNA--[protein]-cysteine S-methyltransferase — MGNFEISVVRAEIGSILIYTINDVCEQIQLTDEFLPEQGDNTFTKQIKEYLSGYRKILDFPAKYSSGPVFEKIWSYLKENVGYGKIITYGDLAKACKTSPKVVGYAMASNPLPLYIPCHRVVGKNSIGGFTTKDGKSMITWKKYLLELEGSL, encoded by the coding sequence ATGGGAAACTTTGAAATTTCAGTTGTTAGAGCTGAAATTGGTAGTATTTTGATATATACAATAAATGACGTCTGTGAACAAATACAACTAACAGATGAATTCTTACCAGAACAAGGAGATAATACCTTCACAAAGCAGATTAAAGAATATTTAAGTGGGTATCGAAAGATCTTGGATTTCCCTGCCAAGTATTCCTCTGGACCTGTTTTTGAGAAAATTTGGTCTTATTTGAAAGAAAACGTTGGATATGGTAAAATCATAACGTATGGTGACTTAGCAAAGGCTTGTAAGACGAGTCCAAAAGTTGTTGGATATGCAATGGCCTCGAATCCTTTGCCATTATATATCCCATGTCATAGGGTTGTTGGGAAAAACTCTATTGGTGGATTTACAACAAAGGATGGAAAAAGTATGATTACATGGAAAAAATATCTTCTAGAGCTGGAGGGATCACTTTGA
- a CDS encoding 2-oxoacid:ferredoxin oxidoreductase subunit beta: MKVDRLLKYIREDRWPTVWCPGCGNGIILKSFLEAYDQTSLNPDQTAVVSGIGCSSRSTGYLDFNTMHTLHGRAIAFATGVALARPDFKVVVMGGDGDITAIGGNHFIHACRRNINLTVIIYNNMIYGMTGGQHSPTTPAGKVAGTMPLGNVEEQFDVVRLALSAGATYVARSTVYHYALTVKYIKEALLHKGISVVEVLSNCHTYYGRYNGLREPWQMMDFFKNNTIMKEKADQMSEDELKGKIVIGLFRKDESKPDFYTRYRLTYANHIKGE; this comes from the coding sequence GTGAAGGTTGATAGACTGCTTAAGTACATAAGGGAAGATAGATGGCCCACGGTCTGGTGCCCGGGATGCGGAAATGGAATAATATTGAAAAGCTTTTTAGAAGCTTACGATCAAACCAGTTTGAACCCAGATCAAACAGCCGTTGTTTCTGGTATAGGTTGTTCATCAAGGTCAACAGGTTACCTCGATTTTAATACGATGCACACGTTGCATGGCAGAGCTATAGCCTTTGCAACTGGTGTTGCACTTGCAAGGCCGGATTTTAAGGTCGTTGTGATGGGTGGTGACGGAGATATAACAGCTATAGGTGGTAACCATTTTATTCACGCTTGTAGAAGGAACATTAATTTAACAGTGATAATCTATAACAACATGATATACGGAATGACAGGAGGACAGCACTCACCAACAACTCCGGCAGGGAAAGTTGCAGGAACGATGCCCTTAGGAAATGTAGAAGAGCAATTTGACGTTGTAAGACTTGCACTTTCAGCTGGCGCAACGTATGTTGCAAGGTCAACGGTATACCATTATGCGCTCACAGTGAAGTACATAAAAGAAGCACTCTTGCACAAAGGCATTTCGGTAGTTGAGGTTCTTAGCAACTGCCACACCTACTATGGTAGATACAATGGACTTAGGGAACCGTGGCAAATGATGGATTTCTTCAAAAACAACACTATTATGAAAGAAAAAGCTGATCAGATGTCTGAAGACGAGCTAAAAGGCAAGATTGTCATCGGACTATTTAGGAAAGACGAATCTAAGCCCGATTTCTACACAAGGTATAGACTCACCTACGCCAATCACATTAAGGGGGAATAG
- the ndk gene encoding nucleoside-diphosphate kinase produces the protein MERTFIILKPNAVRRGLIGEIVKRFEQRGIKIVGLKFLWMTQEQCERLYEPHKGKPFYQELVEFMMSGPVVAIVLEAPRVIEMVRHIVGATDPLKAEAGTIRGEFALTVTKNLIHASDSVENAEREMSIFFRPDELIDYKLDIQDDI, from the coding sequence TTGGAAAGAACTTTTATAATACTTAAACCAAATGCAGTTAGAAGGGGACTCATCGGTGAGATAGTAAAGAGATTCGAGCAGAGGGGAATAAAAATCGTCGGACTAAAGTTTCTTTGGATGACACAAGAACAATGTGAGAGACTCTACGAGCCACACAAAGGGAAGCCGTTTTACCAAGAGCTTGTGGAATTTATGATGAGCGGTCCTGTAGTAGCGATAGTATTGGAGGCTCCAAGAGTAATAGAAATGGTAAGGCACATAGTCGGAGCAACAGACCCTCTCAAAGCTGAGGCTGGAACAATAAGGGGGGAATTTGCTTTAACAGTCACCAAAAACCTTATTCACGCGAGTGATTCTGTTGAAAATGCCGAAAGAGAGATGTCTATATTCTTTAGGCCTGATGAGCTAATTGACTATAAACTTGACATACAAGACGATATTTGA
- a CDS encoding 2-oxoacid:acceptor oxidoreductase family protein: MNRPFSIRIAGIGGQGNLLAGYILSRAFVFADKYVVQTQNYSEQVRGGPSYCDVLVSSEPILYPKAVVFDSLIIMHPSMVGHAKFVATNGIIVYDSTYIKDIPSEFKRITKRIIEIPASRLAIEKFGNVMVSNMILLGALVKSTALVDFETLFDAVKEEVNPKYYELNVEAIKFGASLTDKVYKPRIERKRKRTIGFE; this comes from the coding sequence ATGAACAGACCATTCTCTATAAGAATTGCAGGAATTGGTGGACAAGGTAATTTGCTTGCAGGATATATCCTTTCAAGAGCTTTTGTCTTTGCTGATAAGTACGTCGTACAAACGCAAAATTACAGCGAGCAGGTTCGTGGAGGCCCGAGCTATTGCGATGTGCTTGTTTCAAGCGAACCGATACTTTATCCTAAAGCAGTGGTATTTGACTCTTTGATAATAATGCATCCTTCAATGGTTGGACATGCAAAATTCGTTGCAACTAATGGTATAATTGTATACGACAGTACGTACATAAAAGACATTCCGAGTGAATTCAAACGCATAACAAAAAGGATAATTGAAATCCCTGCAAGTCGATTGGCCATTGAGAAGTTCGGAAACGTAATGGTTTCCAACATGATATTGCTTGGAGCGTTGGTGAAGAGTACAGCATTGGTTGATTTTGAAACGCTCTTTGATGCGGTAAAGGAAGAAGTAAATCCAAAGTACTACGAACTCAACGTGGAGGCGATCAAGTTTGGAGCGTCGCTTACAGATAAAGTCTACAAACCAAGAATTGAACGAAAGAGAAAGAGAACAATTGGGTTCGAATAA
- a CDS encoding diacylglycerol kinase family protein, with translation MERRLQIKSTNQELNEREREQLGSNNLIESFEHAIEGIVESILSERNLRIHFFVGLLVITATFFLPVKREDTLWIIFAVFFVIWSELVNTIIEHLMNLYSKEYHPVIKIVKDVSAGVVLWATLFSVTVGIMVFGGILFDWSLEIAKIFAIISTIAFPLLSIRVVRNWKRKR, from the coding sequence TTGGAGCGTCGCTTACAGATAAAGTCTACAAACCAAGAATTGAACGAAAGAGAAAGAGAACAATTGGGTTCGAATAATCTTATAGAATCTTTTGAACACGCAATCGAGGGTATTGTTGAATCAATATTATCGGAAAGAAATTTAAGAATCCACTTCTTTGTGGGTTTGTTGGTTATTACCGCAACGTTCTTTCTTCCTGTAAAAAGAGAAGATACATTATGGATCATATTTGCTGTCTTTTTTGTTATTTGGTCAGAGCTTGTAAACACCATTATCGAACACCTCATGAATTTGTACAGCAAAGAATACCATCCGGTAATTAAGATAGTTAAGGACGTCAGCGCTGGCGTTGTTCTTTGGGCAACGCTCTTCTCCGTAACAGTTGGAATAATGGTCTTTGGAGGTATTCTCTTCGACTGGAGTTTGGAGATAGCGAAAATTTTTGCTATAATATCTACAATAGCATTCCCATTACTTAGTATCAGGGTGGTGAGAAATTGGAAAAGGAAAAGATAA